The sequence CTGGTAGATACAATGGATAGAACGCTTGTTGAATCGAGTCAGGCGCACTCGGCGCTTTGGCACTAAACACCTCGGATACATTTCCTTGGCTATCACGAAAACGCACAAAGAATTCTTGATCAAACGGGACACTCACATACTGGCTATACGGTTGCCATGCATCATTAGCATACTGATCTGTCCAAACTTGGATTGATTGGATATCACCAGCATTGCTTTGGGCAGTTAATTCAAGAATCATGTCGGTGTCAGTATTGCGATAAAGATTGACTGCCCCAACCACATTTTGCTGGGCTAATGCTAGCTTGCTAAATGTTGGTGCAGCAGGCTGATCAATGCTCGGGCTAAGCGTAGTCGCGGGAGTGCCATCGTAAATCCGCATACTTGAGGGCGTAAATCCCTGAAACAAGCGCAAACTATTTTTTAAGGTTGTGCGTGCACCATTTTTGATCCCAGGATCATTTACAATATAGTTTCCAGGGTCAGTACCTGAACCACCAAGCACAACCAAAAAATGCAATCCACGGCTAGGATGACTGATTTCTAAAATTACTGGAGCCTTGCGGAGTTCTTGCTCCAAGCGTTGATAGGAGAAAGCCGGCCATGCGACATATTGAATGCGATTATTACCACAAGGCAGCAGCCGTGAGCCAGCCCAAACCATCGGACATGCTTGATTGCCCATACAACTATTTAATGTACTAGGATTTTTATCAACCCCATAATATTGAAACAGCATCGCCAATGAGGTTAAGGCACAACCGACAGGCCCAATGTTGCCTCCACAGGATTGCATCGTAACGCCACTCCAACGGCTATCCCCCTGCCAAAAGTAGGGCACATTCCATTCATGTGGAAGTTGTGGATACGGCCCAGAAGGATCGGCAGGGATAATTAGTGTACTTTTTAGGTTGACCCATCCGCTAAATTCGCTACCTGCTTGACCGTCGCCTGCCTGCACCCGCCAACGATAATCACCACCACGCGGTACTGTTACTGGCCATGACGATCCAACCCAATTTGAAGCTTGGCTCCATGTGCCATCAACCCGTTCGATGACAAATTGGAAGTTTCGCGCCGGATTTGGCCCATTGTCAGGATCGCCCATATCTTGAGCTTGCAAAGTAATTTGGGCTGTGTGCAGAGTACTTCCATTGCTTGGGCTGCTTGGTTGCGGAATATGGGGCGGCACATTGATATGATTAATTGCAATCACCCGATCAACCGTATGCCACTGCCCCGTAATCCCACTGCGATAAGAAAGGCTAATTGTGGCATGGCCTGCAGGAATTTGCTGCGCATCAAAGGTAAAAAGATAGCCTGCATTAATAAAACGCGCATCACCAAAATGGCCTGCAAGGTCGGGGCGAGCCTGAGGATATTGGGCAGCACCAAGAAAATTGCCATTAATGCGCACATGCACATCGGTTACTCCCGATCCGTTGAGTGAACCAAGATCAACCGCCCAGCCACGAATCGATACCATCCCACTAACAACTTGACCAGTATGTGGCTCGTCGATATTCATCCGTGGAACCGATACTTGACCAGGGCTGACAGGCGAACATGTTCCTGTACCATGGCCGGTCACCCGACAATCGGTGCGGGCGGCTCGCTCCATAAAATCGCCTTCGCTCAACAACACATCATTCGCTGTTGCATAGATGCGAAATACCTCAGGGCTATTGGATGCAATATTGATCACCATCCGCCACCATTCAGTATTACTCGGCGAACAACCACCACTAGAGCCTGAGCGATTATAAACTTCACTCCGCCAAATGCCAACGCTTTCCGAACGCATTTGAAAATAGGGAGCATCGGAACATAAACGCAAATAAATTGCCGTTGATGTGCCTTCGCGGGCAAAAATTATCGTCATTCCATGCATCGTCGAATCAGGGCTTACAGGAATATCCACAGGTTGATCGGCAATAGTTCCAATTCCAGATGCAAAACTTGATTGAGGGATCAGCATACCAGCCAGCACGATCAGTAAACCCCAGCGATATAACAAATGTTTCATTCGATCAATCCTTGTTATTACTCATTGGTTTTAGCAGACAGAAGCCAACAGGAGAATTTTCGGCGTTTGGTCTAGCTACCTTCAACGCAATGGGGTTTGTTGAAGTTATGACTGTAGGTTGAGATATCCTTTCTGATTACAACAAATTGATTTAATTTCAAAGTAAGCTAGCCATATACATCTACGCACAACGATACATCGATCTGTGAGGATTCAGGAATACACGAACGTGTTAAAATGTTAGCAAGCGCCGCCAAATTCGGGCTTAAGCTTGAGGTCAAACACCCGTTTGATCAATTGGGTACGACTGCGCACATCGAGCTTGCTGTAAATTTCGCGCAAATAACAGCCGATGGTGTTTTCTTGCAAATGTAACAATCCAGCAATCTCGCGGTCAGTGTGGCCATCAGCAATCAAGCATACGATCCGTAATTCCAGCGGAGTTAAGTCTGACATTGGTGTTCCTCCTTGCAGTCGCTATTCCATACCAAGCAGACTAGCAAAGCCGATCGGGCCGAGTTGCATGTTTGTGCAACTCAGCCTAACGTTTGAGGAAATTCAACCAATGCATAGCCCAAACTACACCTTTGCCGACTTGTTACACATCTTTTTTGCCTTACGCCCCAACCCCGATCGCATTCGCACCTACGATGATTTGGCTCAAGCAACTGGAATTTCGCGCCGTTCATTAGCCCATTGGTTTGCTGGCGATTACGCTCCCCGTACTCCAGAGCCAGTTGAACGGCTCGGCGATATGTTGGGGCTAACCGGCTTTCAAATCGATCTGATGTTGTATGCGATCAATCCACGTTGGTCACGCTACAACACTCCAGCTGATCAACTGCAAACGGCTGAGGTCATTCGGCGGGTCGAACAACGCTTGCCAGATCCAAGCATCAGCACCAACGATCTGCCAAGCCCAAGCCAAATCGAAAGCACATGGCCGATCTTGTTTCGCGATAGCTTTGAATCGAATGCCCATCACTGGGGGCTTGGCAGTAAAGATGATGATTCAGGCCGCGTCGAACGTTCGATCAGCAATCAATGCCTCGAACTGCGGTTGAGCAATCGCTTTGTCAGCGAAATGTTTATCGGAGCCGATTCGCAATGCTTCACACCTGATCGCTATTATTGTTCGGTTTATGGGCGCTTTGTTAGCGAGGCTGGGACTGATGATGGGTTGGCGCTTATATTTGAGGAGATCAGCGATGCCTGTCATGGCTTAATTCGCATTCGCGATCGAAGTGGCGAGTTTTCAGTTATTCAAGGGTTTCATGGGGGCGATTTTTGGAAAATTTACTTGCAACGCCGCCCAATCCACGGCTATCGTACTGGCCAATTTAATAAAATCTCCCTGTTGGTAGAGCATCAACAGCATTCACTATTTATCAACGATTACCACCAAGCAAGTTGGGAGATGCCGCGTCTGCCTGCTAGCCGAATCGATCTTGGGATTATCGCAGGTGGTCAGCAACAAGCCGAGGTGCATTTTAAAGATTTTGGGGTGCGTGTGCCCGCCGATCAGCGCCCCTTTGCCACGCTCGAAGCATTAATCGGCGGAACTTTAGCAAATTCAACCTGGCGCAATCAGTAAACCCCGCAATTGCCACTTGCTTTAGAGCACACTCTAAGCTATATCATGCAAGCAGCAAATGTTGACGTTTGTGCAGGAGTTGAATGTATGGTAATGCAACAGGTCGTTGAACAAAGCTTAACCATCCAACAGATGGCCGAAATTACTGGCCTCAGCGCCCACACCTTGCGCTATTACGAACGTGCAGGATTATTGCACGATTTGGTTGATCGTAATCAGCAAAATGGCTATCGCTCCTATACCCAACGCCATATCAATTGGATTCATTTCATCAAATGCCTACGGGCTACAGGCATGCCGATTCGTGATATTCGACGCTACACCGAATTGCTGCATCAAGGCGACCATACCGTGCGCGATCGTTTGAACTTGTTAAAAGCGCATCGACTGCGGGTTGAGCAGCAACTAACTGAGGTGCAACAACATCTTGAGGCGGTTAAACGCAAAATTAGCTATTATGAAACGCTTGATTAATGGGGATTAAACATTCAATTAATCGCCTAAAAAATCAGCGCTTAACCTGATCTTTCAATCCAAAGCTATGGTATGATCGGCGTAGGTTGATCGATTTTAGGGTTTGCTTGTGGTTAAACTGCGCCAAATAACTAGCGTACTGGGCATTTTATGGCAGCAATTGCTCTGTTGGGCAATGGTGCTGCATCTTGGTGTGGGTTGCCCAGTCGGCTGCGTGGTTAATTGTGAAGCCCAAGCCCAACTTAAAACCCCAGTCATCGAACAACCAATCACCTTAGAATGCACTACCGAACACTCGGCTATGCCAAGTTATGCGGTTGAGCCAAGTAGCCCCGCCAACACGGTCGTGCAGTTGGTCGCTTGGTTTCCAATGGTGTTAATTCTGCCCTGCTTCAGTCGCAACCTAGCCAGCCAACGCCAACAATGGCTGATTCCATCACAACAAGCTTACCCGTATATTGGGCAGCCAACCACACCGCCTCCTCGCCCAACAAGCTGAGTCCATCCGTTCGATTCAGATCTTGTTGATGCTGTAGATCTACAGCTTTTTTGAGGATGTGCATAATGAGTAGCTCAACCCGTTCAGGCAAAGGCCATCGCCGCAACCAGCCCGCCCGTTCGTTCAAAATGTTTTATCTCGCCCTTGGGTTAATTGGCATTCTTGGAATTGGCTTTGTGCTCGTTCAATCACTGAGCAAGCCCGCCAGCGTCAGCAATACTGGGCCAATGCCTAACCAAGCTGGTTTGAACGCGCCCGTTGGCAAAACTGCTGATAACTATTGGTACAAAGGCCAGCCCGATGCACCAGTTAAAGTCGAAATTTACGCCGATTATGAATGCCCAGCTTGCCGCACGCTAGAACTCGAATTAGCGCAAGCCGATTTCGATGGGTTGTATGTCGAAACTGGCAAAGCTCAAGTAATCTTCCGTGAGTTTCCGCTGAAAACAATCCATCAATCGGCCCAATTAACTGCTGAAATCGCCCGTTGTGCTGGCGATCAAAATCTATTTTGGCCAATTCATAATGCCTTGTTCAATAGCCAAACCCAATGGGCCAAAAGCCTTGGGCCAAAAACCCAAATTATGGCCGCTGTCGAGCAAGCAGGCGCTGATCGCCAAAAAATTGAAAGTTGTGTCGATGCAGGCACCTATACTGATGTGATCAACACTGCTTACGATGCAGCACTAGAACGCCAACTACAACAAACGCCCACAGTATTTGTCGATGGTCAACAAGTTAACTTTGAAACTGAC is a genomic window of Chloroflexota bacterium containing:
- a CDS encoding MerR family transcriptional regulator, whose protein sequence is MVMQQVVEQSLTIQQMAEITGLSAHTLRYYERAGLLHDLVDRNQQNGYRSYTQRHINWIHFIKCLRATGMPIRDIRRYTELLHQGDHTVRDRLNLLKAHRLRVEQQLTEVQQHLEAVKRKISYYETLD
- a CDS encoding DsbA family protein, translated to MSSSTRSGKGHRRNQPARSFKMFYLALGLIGILGIGFVLVQSLSKPASVSNTGPMPNQAGLNAPVGKTADNYWYKGQPDAPVKVEIYADYECPACRTLELELAQADFDGLYVETGKAQVIFREFPLKTIHQSAQLTAEIARCAGDQNLFWPIHNALFNSQTQWAKSLGPKTQIMAAVEQAGADRQKIESCVDAGTYTDVINTAYDAALERQLQQTPTVFVDGQQVNFETDFAKTLMAAVDAKLPANSSN
- a CDS encoding helix-turn-helix transcriptional regulator → MSDLTPLELRIVCLIADGHTDREIAGLLHLQENTIGCYLREIYSKLDVRSRTQLIKRVFDLKLKPEFGGAC
- a CDS encoding helix-turn-helix domain-containing protein, which encodes MHSPNYTFADLLHIFFALRPNPDRIRTYDDLAQATGISRRSLAHWFAGDYAPRTPEPVERLGDMLGLTGFQIDLMLYAINPRWSRYNTPADQLQTAEVIRRVEQRLPDPSISTNDLPSPSQIESTWPILFRDSFESNAHHWGLGSKDDDSGRVERSISNQCLELRLSNRFVSEMFIGADSQCFTPDRYYCSVYGRFVSEAGTDDGLALIFEEISDACHGLIRIRDRSGEFSVIQGFHGGDFWKIYLQRRPIHGYRTGQFNKISLLVEHQQHSLFINDYHQASWEMPRLPASRIDLGIIAGGQQQAEVHFKDFGVRVPADQRPFATLEALIGGTLANSTWRNQ